From one Rosa rugosa chromosome 4, drRosRugo1.1, whole genome shotgun sequence genomic stretch:
- the LOC133744876 gene encoding probable fatty acyl-CoA reductase 5, with protein MKLDSILGYLESKTILVTGATGLLGMVFVEKILRVQPNIGKLYLLIRASDANSATYRMRNEIIEKELFRVLREKWGTDFESFISKKVVAIPGDVASAELGVKGFELRERMCNEIQIILHSAATVDFNDR; from the exons ATGAAGTTGGATAGCATTCTAGGATATCTGGAGAGCAAGACCATCTTAGTTACTGGAGCCACTGGCTTACTAGGAATGG TATTTGTGGAGAAGATACTAAGGGTTCAACCAAATATTGGAAAGCTCTACCTTCTTATAAGAGCTTCTGATGCCAACTCTGCCACATATCGCATGCGCAATGAG ATTATAGAGAAAGAGTTATTTAGGGTTCTTAGAGAAAAATGGGGCACAGATTTTGAATcgtttatttcaaaaaaagtaGTTGCTATTCCGGGAGACGTAGCTTCTGCAGAACTAGGAGTGAAAGGATTTGAATTGAGGGAACGTATGTGCAATGAAATACAAATTATACTTCATTCTGCAGCAACCGTGGATTTTAATGACAGGTAA